GAAAGAAAAGATAGGAAATCTGTCTTTTCAGAGTTATCGTCCcaacaaaagaaatattattgtgATAGGTCCTGTTCCCGGTCAGAAATATAGTGAAATCGTCTTTCCCATTCTTTCCCCCGACCCTGCTACGAAGAAAGACGTTCACTTCTTAAAATATCCCATATACGTAGGTGGGAACAGAGGAAGGGGTCAGATTTATCCTGATGGTAGCAAAAGTAACAATACAGTCTATAATGCTACATCAGCAGGTATAGTAAGCAGAATAGTACGTAAAGAAAAAGGGGGATATGAAATAACCATAGTTGATGCATCGGATGGACATCAAGTGGTTGATATTATACCTCCAGGACCAGAACTTCTTGTTTCAGAGGGTGAATCCATCAAGCTTGATCAACCATTAACAAGCAATCCCAATGTGGGAGGCTTTGGTCAGGGAGATGCAGAAATAGTGCTTCAAGACCCATTACGGGTCCAaggtcttttgttcttcttggcatctgttattttggcacaagtttttttggttcttaaaaagaaacagtttgaaaaggttcaattgtacgaaatgaatttctaggtgcagagattccttaacatcaagttggtaaaaagcgccgaattttttttgatccatacaattatgtatgatcaaaaaatctgtaaacctttttggttgctttgtttatacttttttttcgttTTGCGGGATGTCTGGAATTCATTACTTGTATCCTATTCTTAGTAATAGACAATAGACatacaaagaaagagaatacagagcaaggatgggaaaaatgaaagaaagaaatcctTTTAGGAGGGATTACTAGTCTTACGAGTCTTCTATTCGACACAAGAAAAGGGCGGAAAATCCTTTTTCTTGTGTCGTCTTATAtcgaaataataatgattttttctcctgttcgtCAAAGATTACCATTCCTTCTTTTCCGGGTCCACCAGAACTCTTTTGGTTAGATTCATAGGAAGTTGTGgacaaacaaaaagagagaaaggattagGGGAATAATTGATTGAGCAAATAGAACTTCTTCAATTAACTTAAACTTTTAACTTAGAGAAATTATTCAAGAGAAATTATTCAAACAAATTATATTATAGAGTTTTATAGAGTAAGTTCTATAGAGTAAGTTCTATTAGTAGTTTAGTATAGAAATTATTTGCAGGATGTCTCATGCGTAGAAATCtatataatattgtattattcagaaaatccattgattactcttttcttgtttcttcataagAGTTAATATTATGGAGGAAAGGAAGAACAGAGACTATGAATCAATCAATAGATTCAATTCTTCAAAAACATtattaagaaacaaaagaatagagtGGTTTGAAACATCAGAGCAAAGGATCCGTTTTGTCATTTCATTTCTacgaatataatattttgattatgttgaCTGGCCAATTTGTATGTTATGGAATAGATCATAATCTTCCTATAAGAGTAAGAAAAGAACTCAACGGGACCTTATCGCTCTAATTAGACAAAGGAGGGTAAGGTCCCGTTGAGTTCTTTTCTTACTCTTTCATGTCTACAATCCGGTTTATCCGATTACTAGAGAGATGAACCCAACCCAGAATATGAACCGTAAAAGAAAACACCTATTAAACCGATCACAGGAATACCAGTTACAGTACCAACCAGCCAAAGAGGAATCCTTCCAGTAGTATCGGCCATTTCCCCTACTTTCCTCCACATTTTCTCAAATGGTCGTGCTAGAGACAAAAACAGTCATGGATAATTATGAGGATGGTATCTTTCCGAATGGGATAAGAGAATTCCTactattctctttctttctttcaattgAAGAAATAATTGGAAAATAAAACAGCAAGTACAAAAATGAGTAATAAACCCCAGTATAGACTGGTACGATTCAattcaacattttgttcattCGGGTTTGATTGTGTCATAGCTCTATAATTCAAATTAGGTTTATCGTTGGATGAACTGCATTGCTGATATTGACCCCAAAAAAGAAACGGTAGGTACAGCTAGTCCGTGAACAGCCAACCATCGCACTGTAAAAATTGGATAGGTTCGATCTATGGTCATTGGGGGCCTCCTAAAAGGATTTACTAAATTCATCAAGTTGTTCCAAAGAATCAAAACGGCCGGTTATCAATGGAATACCTTGTCGGCTCTCTGTGAAATACTCGTTTGGCCGAGGACTTCCAAACACGTCGTAAGCTAAACCCGTACTGACGAATAACCAACCCGCAATGAATAGGGAAGGTATAGTAATGCTATGAATGACCCAGTATCGAATACTGGTAATAATATCAGCAAAAGAACGTTCTCCCGTGCTTCCAGACATTCTGAGCTCCACAAATTTTTGTACATTCAAAAAAGGGAATCGATTCCTTGAAAGATGGGATCAGTAAATGGAAAACTACTGATATTGCATCTTTGTGAGATCGTCAATTTTGTACCAAAGGTTTATTTCAAGTATACCGAATCAGTATAGCTATCCTTCCTCTGGCACAGCAACGCAGTCTCGATCGGTACCGAAATGCTAcataattcttttcttctttttttgttccttgtCTATGCATAACTCTATGTTATTCAATAGATCAATAGAAAATTACTCAAATTCCTTATAAGATTTCCATTATTGGATTCATAATAGAAAGTAAAGATCTTGGAAAAGCGTGAATCGATGGTTTCTAATAATTTATGAAGCATATTATAATATTCACACAATTCAATTATATGTATGCGAAATCTATAATAAACCCATTTTTTGGTTAAAAGTTtttttgttcaaatctttttatttCAAGTAATTGGTTGGTcgtataatacaataaatatactgTAATACAAAATACAATAGTATATACTATATTAGTGAAAGAAACAGAACATGAAAGAAACAGAACCCAGTTGGAACAATCCATATTCGTGATGCAACCGTTATTGTATTAGATCCAAAACAAAGGTTCTTTCTTGACCAAACTAGAAGTATGGAACTCCATGATATGGAAAGACAGAATATAGAATCTAAAAGGATAATGGAAGTTGTTCGTCTTTGAATCGAGTTGGAcctgaaaaaaaagaataaaaatataaaaatgaaaaatagagtAAAGGTTTTATTTTTTTCGATAGATCGTGGGacacctttttcttttcattcgaaATATTATGTTATGGGCAATTAAGCAACCTATTACTGTACTGAGTCCAatgagttaaaataaataaaaggtaaataGTATCAGGCCGTTCGTTCCAAAAAGGATTAGATCCTATTGAAAtagaaaggaaatgattaaaatggaattttcaaatccaattcttttattccaaaattacttaaattacttatattttatttaatattttatttaatatttaagtatAAGTCCATAAGTAATTTAAGTTTTGAATGAAGTTACACGGCACAGTTCTTAATTactattacttttacttatactttatattttacttacttttactattactttattcaactcacaaatactttattcaactcacaaatTCCACAATGAATCTGTTGATTCCGAATCATAGGATCGGTCAATGTCACAGCAGATGAATCGAATTTTTCTACCTATGTCACTCTTAGTTAGTCTTATCTATAATGACTGATGAATCCAGAATTTTCAATTGGAACTAAACTAATTCTGTCAATTGATTTTTTCTTGCCGTCGTATTTTGTAAAAATTGAAACTTAGGTAAGTGTTTTATCAACATATGTAGCAAAAGAACATATCTAATTTAGCTCTTTCATGCTTACTATAACTAGTTATTTCGGTTTTCTACTGGCTGCTTTAACTATAACCTCAGCTCTATTCATTGGTTTGAACAAGATACGACTTATTTGAAATGAATTGaatgaaaaattgataaaaacgaaTATTTCTCTGAGATTCCGGGTATTCTATGGTTCTTTCTCACATCAATTGCCAATTCTTGGTCATTGAGATTCACGGATAATTCAGATTaatatttagggatagatcttACCTTTCTTTTTATCCCCTTAAACAAACCGAAATGATTGAAGTTTTTCTATTTGGAATCGTCTTAGGTCTAATTCCTATTACTTTAGCAGGATTATTCGTAACCGCATATTTACAATATAGACGTGGTGATCAGTTGGACCTTTGATTGagtaatatttctttctttttttgattgaCCTCCTGCAGGAAGGAGGTCAAATTCAAGTTACAATTCAACTTTTtgttttgttaaattattaattattttattgtgattcgacATCAAATAAACCGAATCACGCTCTGTAGGATTTGAACCTACGACATCGGGTTTTGGAGACCCGCGTTCTACCGAACTGAACTAAGAGCGCTTTCTTATCCTTATGACAGGAGATACGACTGTACTGTAAAGAAAAGTAATTTTTCTACCCCCAATACGTCTTGCATACATATAGTATGCAAGACCGGAAGATTATGTCCAATTTTAATCGATCTCAATGAATCCCTCGTTACTGCCCATGGGAGAAGTAATAGGTAGGGATGACAGGATTTGAACCCGTGACATTTTGTACCCAAAACAAACGCGCTACCAAGCTGCGCTACATCccttttcaaaattgttgtacagtttcattgtacaaaatccctgtcttgttttccatatcgtcattttctcctccatctatatacaattttcttgtcatttcttctttttggtttcatataataaaagaattatataCATCTGAAACCTAACGTATAAAAAAGTTAATATTTATCAGTAATGCTCAGGAACAAgggattagattttttttcttttacaaaaaaagaaaaaaatctattgCTTCATTGTACATATCTATTTTAGTTAGGAATCCTGTTTAGTTAGGAATTCCGTGTAAAAAAATACAAATGATCTTGAACTACAGCATCTGACCATATATGTATTACAATCCATAATAGAAGGAGGATTTTCAATGCGAGATATAAAAACATATCTCTCCGTGGCACCTGTGCTAAGTACTCTATGGTTTGGGTCTTTAGCAGGCCTATTGATAGAAATTAATCGGTTATTTCCGGATGCCTTGTCATTCCCCTTTTTTTAATTCTAGTTATTGATTGATAtgcgaagaaatgaagaaaattagAGATACAATTCCACGTGACTAAAATTTCGAATTTCGCCCCTATTTTTTCAGTTCTTTAGgataggaaggaaaagaaaaaagtgtatTGAACCTCAGCAAAAATGTGGTAGATCGAAGATCGAATTTTGGAGAACAGAAATGAAAATGTGGATCCAGTCTACGGCGAGTTCCACGAAATCATAGCATAGAAAGAAGATATTTaacttaaataataaataaaataaatattaataaaatattgagatttaggataggaacaattgagagttagaaagaaattgtattatttaattattactccattaaattattactttattattctagtaaaattgttactccattaatataatattaattatcattatataatgaaatgataatTGCAACGAAATACTTAGAAATTCCATTTCTAGTTAGTAACTTCTAtcgattttttttgttcttttcttcttcttcagctcgGATCGAAAATAGAAGAGTTAAGCCGATCCAAAATTCAAAGGAGGTTCATGGCCAAGGGTAAAGATGTCAGAGTCATAGTTATTTTGGAATGTACCAGTTGTGCCCGAAATGATGTCAATAAAGAATCGCCAGGTATTTCTAGATATATTACTCAAAAGAATCGACACAATACGCCTGGTCGATTAGAATTGAGAAAATTTTGTCGCTATTGTAACAAGCATACGATTCATGGAGAAATAAAGAAATAGATCGAACAGAACGCGTGTGCGCTCTcgccaaggaagaggaagaacttaacatatatttagaagaacttaacatatatttaacatacttaacatatatttaacatatataatatacataatgtataatatacataatgtataagatatataatatacataatgtatacaAATCAAAGCCTATTTTGGTCGGATCTGAACTGAAGTGAATAAAGAAAtagaattttagaaataaggAATAAACCATGGATAAATCCAAGCAATCTTTTCGTAAATCCAAGCGATCTTTTCGTAGGCGTTTGCCCCCAATTGGATCGGGGGATCGAATCGATTATAGAAACATGAGTTTAATTAGTCGATTTATTAGTGAACAAGGAAAAATATTATCTAGGCGGGTGAATAGATTGACTTTGAAACAACA
This portion of the Musa acuminata AAA Group cultivar baxijiao unplaced genomic scaffold, Cavendish_Baxijiao_AAA HiC_scaffold_799, whole genome shotgun sequence genome encodes:
- the LOC135664119 gene encoding cytochrome f, coding for MQNKNTFSWVKEEMTRSISVSIMIYVITRASISNAYPIFAQQGYENPREATGRIVCANCHLANKPVDIEVPQAVLPDTVFEAVVRIPYDKQLKQVLANGKKGTLNVGAVLILPDGFELAPLDRISPELKEKIGNLSFQSYRPNKRNIIVIGPVPGQKYSEIVFPILSPDPATKKDVHFLKYPIYVGGNRGRGQIYPDGSKSNNTVYNATSAGIVSRIVRKEKGGYEITIVDASDGHQVVDIIPPGPELLVSEGESIKLDQPLTSNPNVGGFGQGDAEIVLQDPLRVQGLLFFLASVILAQVFLVLKKKQFEKVQLYEMNF